A single genomic interval of Corylus avellana chromosome ca10, CavTom2PMs-1.0 harbors:
- the LOC132164493 gene encoding dehydration-responsive element-binding protein 1B-like translates to MESSSSSSSSSSSSPSCLSQIHPCSPSNPNYPSQASTCASHKRKAGRKKFKETRHPIYRGVRQRNGQKWVCEVREPSKKTRIWVGTFPTPEMAARAHDVAALALHGDLAALNFLDSAWLLPRADSSSPKDIQAAASALLRDKRLLEASDLVKVHCVESKKKVLKPLSSLDVLCGESSEDVPKQPRSTFFLDEEALFNMPGLLDSMAEGLILTPPAMRRGFDWDDMAADMDLTLWH, encoded by the coding sequence ATGgaatcttcatcttcatcttcatcttcatcttcatcttcaccTTCCTGCTTGAGCCAAATTCATCCATGCAGCCCAAGCAACCCTAATTATCCATCACAAGCGTCGACATGTGCATCGCACAAGCGAAAGGCGGGGAGAAAGAAATTCAAAGAGACACGCCACCCAATATACAGAGGTGTCAGGCAAAGAAACGGTCAAAAATGGGTCTGTGAAGTACGTGAGCCGAGCAAGAAGACAAGAATATGGGTAGGCACCTTTCCCACCCCGGAAATGGCCGCTAGGGCACATGACGTGGCCGCCTTGGCCCTACACGGAGATTTAGCCGCCCTCAATTTTCTCGACTCGGCTTGGCTTCTTCCGCGAGCCGACTCATCTTCTCCCAAGGATATACAAGCGGCCGCCTCCGCTCTTCTAAGAGATAAGAGGCTTCTTGAAGCTTCTGATTTGGTGAAGGTGCATTGTGTAGAGAGCAAAAAGAAGGTTCTGAAGCCTTTGTCGTCGTTGGATGTTTTGTGCGGTGAGAGCTCTGAGGATGTTCCTAAGCAGCCTAGGTCCACGTTTTTCTTGGACGAGGAGGCATTGTTCAATATGCCCGGTTTGTTGGACAGCATGGCAGAGGGCTTGATTCTTACACCACCAGCCATGCGAAGAGGATTTGATTGGGATGACATGGCTGCTGACATGGACTTAACTTTATGGCActga